In a genomic window of Streptomyces sp. NBC_01231:
- the tatA gene encoding Sec-independent protein translocase subunit TatA produces MLRNGLEPWHLLIIAIVIIVLFGSKKLPDAARGLGKSMRILKSEAKAMKEDGSAQPSAAPAEDSTTPGPAARVVQTAPGETVTARPSTEGHAAH; encoded by the coding sequence ATGCTCCGCAACGGACTGGAACCCTGGCACCTGCTGATCATTGCGATCGTGATCATCGTGCTGTTCGGCTCGAAGAAGCTGCCCGACGCCGCCCGCGGCCTCGGCAAGTCGATGCGCATCCTCAAGAGCGAGGCCAAGGCCATGAAAGAGGACGGCTCCGCGCAGCCCTCCGCTGCCCCGGCCGAGGACTCGACCACTCCCGGGCCCGCAGCACGCGTCGTTCAGACCGCTCCTGGCGAGACCGTCACGGCCCGCCCGTCCACCGAGGGCCACGCAGCCCACTGA
- a CDS encoding metalloregulator ArsR/SmtB family transcription factor, with amino-acid sequence MAGIAGGFEDPPADVLAEAAAAFGLLASSARLHIMWALSQGESDVTGLADRVGGALPAVSQHLAKLKLAGLVRSRREGRRQVYYVDDPDIVTVVRVMVGQLTARAWEASAPVRRLHGTGV; translated from the coding sequence GTGGCGGGAATCGCTGGTGGCTTCGAGGATCCGCCCGCCGATGTACTGGCGGAGGCTGCCGCCGCGTTCGGACTGCTCGCCTCCTCCGCCCGACTTCACATCATGTGGGCCCTGTCCCAGGGCGAGAGTGATGTCACCGGCCTTGCGGACCGGGTGGGCGGGGCGCTGCCCGCGGTCAGTCAGCACCTGGCGAAGCTGAAGCTCGCCGGGCTTGTCCGCTCCCGCCGCGAGGGCCGACGGCAGGTCTATTACGTCGACGACCCAGACATCGTGACCGTGGTGCGCGTGATGGTGGGACAGCTGACCGCACGCGCCTGGGAAGCCTCCGCGCCGGTACGCCGGCTGCACGGGACCGGTGTCTGA
- a CDS encoding fibronectin type III domain-containing protein has product MRQHQLRTKPVTRIAAIALVCTAALLDASLAAAADADTKTLSADALPTWQTDGIVWSLTAANGIVYVGGTFDAVRPPGAAPGQRLVARKNFAAFDAVTGKLLPCAPAFTGYNHTVRAMKASPDGRVLYVGGSFGSVGSDKAANAVALITGDCSVRKEFKPAVSATVRAIETTGQAIYLGGDFGRVSGQPRNRIAAVSPQGALLPFTADLDQPVRALSAALPHGRLFVGGDFERVNGQTARSLVSLNPVTGATVLTYPGWFPYQSSVKTIAQDESRFFAGAEGHGPGIYDGRIAGRLANGTMVWNDTCKGATQSVVPFKGVLYSASHAHDCNETPGGFPDRGDRQHFLAQRVDDRRIVHWFPDTDGGLGEQVGPRTLVVSKDILWAGGEFTKVNAEPQQGLTRFGSRDTGAPRVPTLSLSSAEPDKVTLAWRATWDRDDASLTYRIYRDGKLVALQTKSSTYWDLPKMTWTDKVSAGARHQYVIEVTDGTNTSPKSRPLTVTVPKKATQRADAGTNAAAHPRP; this is encoded by the coding sequence TTGCGTCAGCATCAGCTCCGTACGAAGCCGGTCACCAGGATCGCCGCCATCGCCCTCGTATGCACCGCCGCCCTGCTCGACGCCTCTCTGGCCGCGGCTGCCGACGCCGATACGAAGACGCTCTCCGCCGATGCGCTGCCCACCTGGCAGACGGACGGAATCGTCTGGTCCTTGACCGCCGCAAACGGGATCGTGTACGTCGGAGGAACCTTCGACGCGGTCCGCCCGCCGGGTGCCGCGCCCGGCCAACGCCTGGTGGCGCGCAAGAACTTCGCCGCGTTCGATGCAGTGACCGGCAAACTCCTGCCCTGCGCCCCGGCCTTCACCGGCTACAACCACACCGTGCGGGCCATGAAGGCCTCACCGGACGGCCGGGTGCTGTACGTCGGCGGTTCCTTCGGCAGCGTCGGATCCGACAAGGCGGCCAATGCGGTGGCCCTCATCACCGGCGACTGCTCCGTCCGCAAGGAGTTCAAGCCGGCTGTCTCGGCCACCGTCCGGGCCATTGAGACCACGGGCCAGGCGATCTACCTGGGCGGTGACTTCGGCCGTGTCTCGGGCCAGCCCAGGAATCGCATCGCCGCCGTATCACCCCAAGGCGCCCTACTGCCCTTCACGGCGGACCTCGACCAGCCCGTACGGGCGCTGTCGGCCGCGCTCCCGCACGGACGTCTCTTCGTCGGCGGCGACTTCGAGAGGGTCAACGGACAGACGGCCCGCTCCCTGGTCAGCCTGAACCCCGTGACCGGCGCCACGGTTCTCACCTATCCGGGCTGGTTCCCGTACCAGTCGTCGGTGAAGACGATCGCCCAGGACGAGTCCCGATTCTTCGCGGGCGCTGAGGGGCACGGGCCGGGCATCTACGACGGCCGGATCGCGGGCCGGCTCGCCAACGGCACCATGGTGTGGAACGACACCTGCAAGGGCGCCACCCAGTCCGTCGTGCCCTTCAAGGGAGTCCTCTACAGCGCCTCGCACGCCCACGACTGCAACGAGACGCCCGGCGGCTTCCCCGACCGGGGCGACCGCCAGCACTTCCTGGCACAGCGGGTCGACGACCGCAGGATCGTGCACTGGTTTCCTGACACCGACGGCGGCCTCGGGGAACAGGTCGGTCCCCGCACCCTCGTGGTGTCCAAGGACATCCTCTGGGCGGGAGGCGAGTTCACCAAGGTCAACGCGGAACCACAGCAGGGCCTCACCCGCTTCGGGAGCCGTGACACCGGAGCGCCGAGAGTGCCCACCCTCTCGCTGTCGTCTGCCGAACCCGACAAGGTCACTCTCGCATGGCGCGCCACGTGGGACCGCGACGACGCATCCCTGACGTACCGCATCTACCGGGATGGGAAGCTCGTGGCACTCCAGACCAAGTCGTCCACCTACTGGGACCTTCCGAAAATGACCTGGACCGACAAGGTGTCCGCCGGCGCGCGTCACCAGTATGTGATCGAGGTGACGGACGGGACCAACACCTCGCCCAAGTCCCGCCCCCTGACCGTGACCGTGCCGAAGAAGGCCACGCAGAGGGCCGACGCCGGGACGAACGCCGCTGCACACCCTCGCCCGTAA
- a CDS encoding GlsB/YeaQ/YmgE family stress response membrane protein, whose amino-acid sequence MGIIGWIILGLLAGAIAKILLPGRDPGGLIGTTLIGVAGAFVGGWLSSRFLDRPVENQFFDIYTWGSAIGGSLVLLIGYRLLFGNSRH is encoded by the coding sequence GTGGGCATCATCGGCTGGATCATCCTCGGCCTGCTCGCCGGAGCCATCGCCAAGATCCTGCTGCCCGGCCGCGACCCGGGCGGCCTGATCGGCACGACCCTGATAGGCGTCGCAGGTGCCTTCGTGGGCGGCTGGCTCTCGTCCCGTTTCCTGGACCGCCCGGTGGAGAACCAGTTCTTCGACATTTACACCTGGGGATCGGCGATCGGCGGCTCGCTAGTGCTGCTCATCGGCTACCGACTGCTGTTCGGCAACTCGCGCCACTGA
- a CDS encoding lytic transglycosylase domain-containing protein — MSDSRALRRWRWLPVGVFALALYVIVRAANTPQGDTPSAEASTSRPTPSADSATSSAAAAAASSYDPADYASQVRTRARQSGVSDRLLMAILYNEAYKPHDPSLERAWQKYKADASFGIANMHRATFDEAKKGRDFADRRWDELPDDRDLAIEAEAWYLHDLAAQLPATWSASYTKNELLALGYNAGAGNMLAFARGASPGSQAQSYLDKLHTNWAKAGKAVDADISDAL, encoded by the coding sequence ATGTCCGATTCCCGGGCACTGAGGCGCTGGCGGTGGCTCCCCGTGGGCGTCTTCGCTCTGGCGCTGTACGTCATCGTGCGCGCGGCCAACACCCCTCAGGGCGACACGCCTTCGGCAGAGGCATCCACTTCCAGGCCTACCCCGTCGGCCGACTCGGCCACTTCGTCTGCTGCTGCCGCGGCTGCTTCGTCGTACGACCCCGCCGATTACGCCTCCCAGGTCCGTACTCGGGCTCGCCAGAGCGGCGTCAGCGACCGGTTGCTGATGGCAATCCTCTACAACGAGGCGTACAAGCCGCACGACCCGTCCTTGGAGCGGGCCTGGCAGAAATACAAGGCGGATGCCTCCTTCGGCATCGCCAACATGCACCGCGCCACCTTCGACGAGGCCAAGAAGGGACGGGACTTCGCCGACCGACGATGGGACGAGCTGCCCGACGACCGGGACCTCGCCATCGAGGCCGAAGCCTGGTACCTGCACGACCTTGCGGCACAATTGCCCGCCACGTGGTCCGCCTCGTACACCAAGAACGAGCTGCTGGCCCTCGGCTACAACGCCGGCGCGGGCAACATGCTCGCCTTCGCACGCGGCGCATCCCCGGGCAGCCAGGCCCAGTCCTACCTCGACAAGCTGCACACCAACTGGGCCAAGGCGGGAAAGGCTGTCGACGCCGACATTTCAGATGCGTTGTAA
- a CDS encoding LCP family protein: protein MSDPWDGHGAQATRSHTARVPGQRTAEPGAARPPGGRAAARAASRSRGGKGSRRRARPARRGRRALRIVGMCLAVLVLGTAGAGWWFYQHLNGNINSVSLNGKGGEEKADEFGRTPINILVMGSDGRTSKADCKLGGGCSQTGVQSGNGNADVQMVVHISADRSNATVMSIPRDTMTDVPACKDSETGQSTSGYHGQINSALQYGPACQVATIHQLTGIPIDHFVKLDFSGVVKMSDAVGGVSVCVSDDVYDTYSHLKLSKGTHTLKGEAALQFVRSRHGFGDGSDLGRTVSQHIFLSAMIRKFKSAGTLTDPAAVYSLADAATKALTVDDGLGSVKKLISLAADVNKVPTKRMTFTTMQTAPDPTDSNRVVVGAGAETLFSTIAGDQSLTTGSGRKSTPASATATATASAVPASQIAVTVANGTEITGRASAIATALTDQGFSSGTTTANAPSPTTTTTLTYGAGQKPGAQTVAKALGLSSSHFKQGSGSGLTLVIGSDWPSSTRFPGGSSSPAPADTQAAVSNAHASTADEAKTCAEVSPYKSVALNGVAMTPSQAYAAASSKPDSDE from the coding sequence ATGAGCGACCCGTGGGACGGTCACGGCGCCCAGGCCACACGCAGCCACACCGCGCGGGTGCCCGGCCAGCGTACGGCCGAGCCCGGCGCAGCGCGCCCTCCGGGCGGCCGGGCTGCGGCCCGGGCGGCCTCCCGCTCGCGCGGCGGCAAGGGGTCGCGTCGCCGGGCTCGCCCGGCGCGGCGCGGCAGGCGGGCGCTGCGGATCGTCGGGATGTGTCTGGCGGTTCTCGTGCTGGGCACGGCGGGTGCCGGCTGGTGGTTCTACCAGCACCTGAACGGCAACATCAACAGCGTCTCGCTCAACGGCAAGGGCGGTGAGGAGAAGGCGGACGAGTTCGGCCGCACGCCGATCAACATCCTGGTCATGGGCTCCGACGGCCGTACTAGCAAAGCGGACTGCAAGCTCGGCGGCGGCTGCTCGCAGACCGGTGTGCAGTCCGGCAACGGGAACGCGGACGTGCAGATGGTGGTGCACATATCCGCCGACCGCTCCAACGCCACCGTCATGAGCATCCCCCGCGACACCATGACCGACGTGCCGGCGTGCAAGGACAGCGAGACCGGCCAGTCCACGTCCGGCTACCACGGCCAGATCAACAGCGCGCTGCAGTACGGCCCGGCCTGCCAGGTGGCCACCATCCACCAGCTCACCGGCATCCCCATCGACCACTTCGTGAAGCTGGACTTCTCCGGTGTGGTCAAGATGTCCGACGCGGTCGGCGGTGTCTCCGTGTGCGTCAGCGACGACGTCTACGACACTTATTCGCACCTGAAGCTGTCCAAGGGAACCCACACCCTCAAGGGCGAGGCGGCCCTCCAGTTCGTCCGCTCCCGGCACGGCTTCGGAGACGGCAGCGACCTCGGCCGTACCGTCTCCCAGCACATCTTCCTCAGCGCGATGATCCGCAAGTTCAAGAGCGCGGGCACCCTCACCGACCCCGCAGCGGTCTACAGCCTCGCGGACGCCGCCACCAAGGCGCTGACCGTGGACGACGGCCTGGGCAGCGTCAAGAAGCTGATCTCGCTCGCCGCCGACGTGAACAAGGTCCCCACCAAGCGGATGACCTTCACGACCATGCAGACCGCCCCCGACCCGACCGACAGCAACCGCGTGGTGGTGGGCGCGGGTGCCGAGACCCTGTTCTCCACCATCGCGGGCGACCAGTCGCTGACCACCGGCTCGGGCAGGAAGTCCACGCCAGCCTCCGCTACGGCAACGGCCACCGCTTCGGCCGTGCCCGCGTCCCAGATCGCCGTGACAGTGGCGAACGGCACGGAGATCACCGGCCGCGCCTCCGCCATCGCCACCGCGCTGACCGACCAGGGTTTCAGCTCCGGTACGACCACGGCCAACGCCCCGAGCCCCACGACCACCACCACGCTGACCTACGGCGCGGGACAGAAGCCCGGGGCGCAGACCGTGGCCAAAGCCCTGGGCCTGTCCTCCTCGCACTTCAAGCAGGGCAGCGGCAGTGGCCTGACCCTGGTGATCGGCAGCGACTGGCCCAGCAGCACCCGCTTCCCGGGCGGCAGCTCATCACCCGCCCCCGCGGACACGCAGGCCGCGGTCTCCAACGCCCACGCCTCCACAGCCGACGAGGCCAAGACCTGCGCCGAGGTCAGCCCGTACAAGTCGGTCGCCCTCAACGGGGTCGCCATGACGCCGTCCCAGGCGTACGCGGCGGCGAGCAGTAAGCCCGACTCCGACGAGTGA